A window of Paenibacillus phoenicis genomic DNA:
AGGCGGCACCTCGGGCTGGAGCATAAAGCTTAAGGAGATTCAAGCCCTAAAAGGGCTGGCGCAACCTGCATCTACAGGAACCGCCAGCCCTTTTTGCTGCATTGTTCAGATATTTTTTACGTATCCAAAAAATCGATGATCTCGCTTAGCTTCAGTGTGTAGACCTGCTTCTCGTCGACGTGGTATACACTCACAGCATAAGTTTCCGGAAGGAAGTTTAGGATTCGGCACGGCATACTCGTCCGCTTACCGTTACGATTGACGTACAAACGGACAAGCTTATTGCCTGTAATATAGCTTTGAATCCAGGCTTGGAATTCATCGCTTGTCGCCAGCTCCTTGAAGTTGCTCGAAGCCGGCTCGCTTTTCTTCTTCTCCACCACAGCGGGTTGTTTAGACGTTTCTTTGCCGTTATTCTTAGCCTTGACGGCTTGGGCGGTTTCGATGCGGGACTGCGTGCGGGAAGCTAAGGTAGATTCAATAATTCGTCCCAGCTCGATTCCGGAGTTGATGCGGTAATCTATAATGTCAGGGCTGTCGTTCAGCAGCTTCATCAGCGCTTGCAGAGCCACCGGGTTCGTTGTCCCTTTGACTAGAATCTCGACGTTAAATAAATAGCCCAATTCGTCATCTTGTTTCTGATGTTGACCGGTTTGATTTTCCATAATTCCCCCACAGTGATTTCAAGTTGGCAGAGAAAGGTCGTCCCTCTTCTGTTGAAAATCCTCAATAATAATAGCACCACTATGACAACAATCATAGCCCAAATTTCAAGAAATTTACACAAATCTATACATCTCATGGATCTTTTGTTTCGTCCTCCCGGAATCAGGGTAAAATAATGACAACTTTTAATTGAAGAAAGCAGGGGATAAGGATGGGCAAATCGGAAGCTACACCGGCAAAGAATACGAAGAAATCCAGCCTGGAGCAGCTGCTGAATGAACAGGTTGCTAACCTAAACGTGCTTTATGTCAAACTGCACAACTACCATTGGTATGTTAAAGGGACGAACTTCTTTCGGCTGCACGCCAAATTTGAGGAGCTATATAATGAAGTTACTGAACAAATGGATGCCATTGCCGAGCGGATGCTCGCACTGAAGTGGAACCCGGCAGCTTCGCTGGAAGAGTATCTGGACCTGGCCACCATTCAGGAGGCAACCGGGAAGGAGGAGCCGCAGGCGATGGTTCAGCATGTGCTTGAGGACCTGGCGACCTTAACGGAGGCGTACAACGAAGGGATTGGTCTCGCGGATCAGGTGGAGGATAACGTCACCAGCGATTTGTTAACCGGTTATCTTGGCAAATGGGAAAAACAGATGTGGATGCTCCGGGCTTACCTGGATTGATAGATCTTCTCTGAGCCAAAGGCAGAGATCACGCATTCCAAGAGGGCTTGGCCGCAAGCGCGGGCCGAGTCCTTTTGCATTGTCTGGGATGACGATATTGCATAACAATGAACATCCGCCGTCATACGTTGCTTATGGATATAAAGTAGGTTAGAATGAAATGAGAATCAGTGAGAATCACTTAGAATTATTCTAATGTGATAATTGTTATGATATAATGGCAAGAACAAGGGCGGCGGCCCTAAGCAAATAACGTTAATTTTCGTGAATGGAAGGAGCAGTTACATGGCAACGCATTTTGTAGTTGAGGGTTTGAAAGCAACAATCGAGGAGAAGGAGATCCTGAAAGGGATTAACCTTGAGATAAAAGGCGGGGAAATCCACGCCATCATGGGACCAAACGGAACCGGGAAAAGTACGCTGGCTTCTGCGCT
This region includes:
- a CDS encoding Dps family protein — translated: MGKSEATPAKNTKKSSLEQLLNEQVANLNVLYVKLHNYHWYVKGTNFFRLHAKFEELYNEVTEQMDAIAERMLALKWNPAASLEEYLDLATIQEATGKEEPQAMVQHVLEDLATLTEAYNEGIGLADQVEDNVTSDLLTGYLGKWEKQMWMLRAYLD